The DNA sequence CAGGTGACGCTTTTTGTGGCGCGCTCGCAACCGCGTTGGCAAGCGGTGAAACCTTACATACAGCGATTGCGTTTGCAAATGCCGCGGGGGCAGCAGCGGTGACTGTCGTTGGCGCGACACCCTCTATGCCGACACGTGCGAAAGTAGACCTTTTGATGTCTTAACACCATAAGAAACCCTATCTTTGAGAATATCAGGAACCGAGGAAATAAACGATGGAAAAAATAGTAAAAAAGACCACGATACTTATAGTTTTAATTACATGCTTATGGGGCAATACACTCGCAACACAAGCACTCGCAGCCGAAAAGTGGGAAGCGAATATGAAAAAAGATTTCGCAAAGGTATTGCGAGAAAAGAGACGACCTGCAGAAAAACATCGAGACCTCATCAGTAAATGGCAAAAGGAGGGACGACTTTCTCCGCTCCTGACGCTGTATGAGACAGAAAAGGAAACTCGGAAACCGGCTTCTGCGACAATCGACGCAGCATTTTACTATGGTTTAGGCTACACAAACGCACTGCACGCTACGGAGACAGGCGAAACGCTTGATCCGGCGATTACCTACTTAAAACACGCCCTTGAAATTGCGCCGGATCTGTTTTGGGCGCATTTCAATCTTGGTGGTATTTACCAGCAGCAGAAAGAAAATGAGTCGGCACTTGCCGAATTTGAAATCTGCGTCCGTCTGAACCCGAACCACTATCCCGCTCACTATCGCATGGGTGAGATTCACTTGGAACAGCAGAATTACGCCGCGGCACTTCACGCTTTCGACACAGCGCGGACGTTAAACCGAAAATGGGAATATCCACAATACGGCATCGGCTTAGTTCGATTCGCACAAGGCGATATAGACCGCGCAAGAGAGACGTTTGAGAATCTTAGGCAACGAAAGAAAAAATTCGCACCCGCCTACTTCAAGCTGGGACAAGTCCTCGCTACTGAAGGGTTCTTCGACGATGCCTTGGCAGAATACGCTAAAGGCGCACAACACGCGCCTTACTCAGCCGAGGCGGTCTACGAACTCGCTGCTATTTTCGACGAAAAGGGCAATACGGAGGGTGCTATCAAATTGTATCAACGCACGCTTGAAATTGCGCCGATGCATGGAGAGGCGCATCTATCCCTTGGAGATAAACTCTACGCCGCGGGCGACACCGCAACAGCACTACAACACTACCAAGAGGCACTCTCCTTGATGCCACATATTAAGGATGGTTTCTTTGAACCGCTGGAACCTTATTTCGCTGGATTGATGACAGCCAACGAAGCAATGCCTATTTTGGAGAAAGCGATGCTCGTTCTTCCTGACGATCCGCGTTCCTATTTTTATGCGGGTAGCCTTGAAACCGATGCCGGGAATACCGAAAAAGCTATTGAACATTACAAAAAGACAATTCAAATCATCGAAGCGGACGCAAGTTATTTGGAAATGGAACTCCCTTTGGGAAACTTCAACGATGTGTACTTCAAACTCGGTGAACTCTATCATCAGCAAGGCAACACAGAGGAAGCGGTCGTCTACTTCAAACGCGCTTTAATCGTAGATCCAGGGTTAGCGAACAGATTTATCTCACAAGGACAAAATGCTTTCGATGTCGGAAACTACGGGGATGCTATTGAACCCCTAAACACACATCTGTTGCTGTTTCCAGAGGACATTGAGGCTGTTTATTTGTTAGGGCAAAGCTACGAGGCTAACGGCAATACAGATGCTGCACTTACCTTTTATGACCGTACGCTGGCGTTGGATTCACAGCGACCGGATGTGCTTTTTAAGATGGTTCACATCTATCGGGAACGTGATGCACATCAACAGGCGGTTGACGCGCTACAGCAGATTATTGAAATCGCACCTGACACGACTGAGGCGCACTATCTACTGGCAGTGTCTTATCTTACGTTGGCACAACCCGATGCTGCCTTATCCGCATTTCTCGCAACTGTGCGGCTGAACCCGCATGATGTCGCGGCGCACTACCACGCCGCAATTCTACTTGAACAGCACGGCGAAATAGATAAAGCCATCGAGCATTATGAAAAAACGATTGCGCTTGATACAACCTTAATCGAAAACGCCATAGGGCGACACCTACAAAGTCCTTTGCCAAACATTGCAGCGACAGAAGTGGAGCCATTTTTCCGTCTTGGGTCGATCTATCGCGCCCGCAATGACGAAGACAACATTATCCGCGTCTATCGACCTGCCTTGGAAATTGAACCCGCACATCCTGAACTGCATCATTTGCTTGCGGTTATCTTTGAGAAACGGGACGATCAAGGCATGCAAGATGGGCTTGGAAGCTACGCCCTAAAGGCCATCCACCATTACGGATTGGCGAATCAGTACAATCCTGAAAATTTCGATTGGCACTACAGTTATGCGCGTCTGCTCGACCAGCACGCCGAAACATTGGGAGATGGCTATCACAAACACGCTGAGATGGCTGTCAAGGAGTACACTGCCACTATTGCTTTGAATCCCAATTATGCGGACGCTTACTTCTACCGTGGAATGCTCACACTCCGCTACAAGCAGATTGGTGATACACTTTATCGCTATAGCCAAATTTTAGAGGATTTCAAACAAGTCGCAGAACTGCAGCCGAGAAATCGCGAAGCAAACTATCAGTTGGGTGTGCTTTATCTTGAAATCGACCGACACGCGCTTGCGAAAAATGTTTTTGAAAACATGCGCGCTTATGCCCCAGACTATCGGGGTATCCATTTGTACCTCGGGCGGATCGCAGAATGGGAACAAGCATGGAAAGAAGCGATTCAATACTATGAAGCGGAAGCCAAGCGCATCGAACAGCCCGTGAAGGAAGATGATGAGATCGCTGTAAAAACGTACCAACGTCTTGGTGACCTCTACTATGCCCACGCCTTAGATTATAATAGGGCAAAGGAGGCGTTAGAACAGGCACTCGCTTTGGATGAAACGCATGTCCCGACGCTCCTTAACTACGCCAACAACCTCTTCAGCATGGATCTACTCGGTGCAGCGACGGAACAGTTTGAACGGGTGATACAACTCGAACCACGCAACCTAACGGCGAATTATAATCTGGCATTGATGTATGAATATAGGGAAAAGTACGGGATGGCAAGGGAGCAGTGGCAACGTTTCCTCGATCTGAATCCACCTGAACAGTGGAAGATTGAGGCTGAGAAGCATCTGAACCAGTAGCATCATGGACATCAATCTCACAAAGGGTACACTCCAGACTGCGTTTATCGGATGCAAGATTGAGCACCACGCGCAAGTCGCTTCTACCAATGACATCGCTATTGGGCGTGGGAAAGCAGGTGCAGCAGAGGGAAGTGTCATAATTGCCGAGCACCAAACCGCCGGACGTGGGAGATACGGTAGGAGATGGGATGCACCATCGGGAAAGTGCCTCCTTGTATCCGTTGTCTTTAGACATCGGCTGCTTCGCGATCAGGTCGCATTGCCTAATCTCGTTGGGGCAATTGCCATCGCGCGGGCAATTCGTGGGACACACGAACTTGATGCGCGGATTAAGGCACCTAACGATGTACGTATTGGGAAAAAAAAAGTGGCAGGCGTGTTAACAGAACTCGCTTATGACGACCAGCGTCAACCTTTTTTCGTCATGGGCTTCGGCGTGAACGTCAACAGTGTTTTAGCGGATTTTCCATCCGAATTGCGTGAAACGGCAACCTCTGTGAGGATAGCGGCTGCCGATGCGAGAAATAAGGACGTTGAAATCTGCCGGACCTCGCTGTTATGTACTATACTTTGTCAGTTGGAAAAGACCTACCTACAACTAAAGGCGGGGGAAACGGATTTAATCACCCAGCAGTTTGAGGCGTTACAGGAAACCGTGCCAGATGAAAGTGATTATTAGTGCTTGTCTTTTAGGCGTGCGTTGCCGATACGATGGGGGCCATAGCCACAGTGAAACGGCTATACAACACAAGAAAACCCATCAGCTTATCCCCGTCTGCCCAGAGGAATCCGGGGGTTTACCGACCCCGCGTCCACCGGCGGAAATTGTGGGCGGCGATGGCAATGATGTCTTAGATGGCAAAGCAAAAGTTATGACTGCGGACGGGGTAGATGTAACAGAAGCCTATTTGCGAGGGGCACGCCACGCCTTAGCGGTTGCTCAGACGCACGGCGCGACACAGGTAATCCTCAAAGCGAGAAGTCCGTCCTGTGGTTGCGGTAATATTTACGACGGCACTTTTTCGGGAACCCTCACGTCCGGTGACGGCGTGACCACTGCACTCCTGAAACGGCACGGTATTACCATCACTTCCATGTAGCACTCCCTGACAGTATTTATAGTAATGTTTAGAATTAATTAGACACTCCGCACCGGCGAGGTTAGAAACCTTGAAGAAACACCCAGGCAAAAACCCTACCAGGGGCGGGGTGAATGTCTCTTTATTTTTAGGTTTTACTATAGAAGAAAAATGCCAACTGCCCAGATGAGGTATTGAATTAACCGAAAACCCGGGGAATGCCATACGGCATTCATACCGTTGATTTGTGAAGCGTAGTGGAACGGTGACCAGATTTAATAGTTTAAAAGACGTCGCACCTGCTCTCCAATATCAGAACTCCGCATCAACGACTCACCCACAAGCATTGCATGAACACCGGCTTCCTGGAGCTTCTCAACATCTTCACGGGTGTAAATTCCACTCTCACTCACCACAATCTTATCCGCCGGAATAGCCTCCCGTAAACGGAATGTTGTGGCAATGTCCGTATGAAATGTCCGCAAATCTCGGTTATTTATTCCGATAATTTGCGCGTCCACGTCCAGTGCAATTGCTAATTCCGCTTGCGTATGTACCTCGACCAGAGATGCCAACGATAGCGAATCGGCAATATCCATGAATGTCCGTAACTGTGCTGGTGTCAACGCCGCAACAATCAATAAGATTGCATCTGCTCCAGCCACCCGCGCTTGGTAGATGTGATACGGATCAATAGTGAAATCTTTTCGGAGGAGTGGGACATCAACGACTCCCCGTATTGCGCGGAGATAGTCGAGTTCACCTGCGAAAAAATGTTTGTCTGTTAGCACAGAAATCGCAGCGGCACCGTTTTCGACGTAGGTCTCAGCGATGGATACCGGATGGAAATCCTCGCGGATAATGCCCTTACTCGGTGATTTCTTCTTCACCTCAGCGATCAGTCTGACATTATCACTGCCAGCGATAGCACCGCTGAAATCTCGCGTCGGCGGAAGATTTATAACCTCCCTCTCCAATGACGCAAGCGGCACCTCTATCTGTTCGGCTGCTAACTCTTTCTGTTTATGCGCGATGATCGTGTCGAGTATCAATCCTGCTGTTCCCCAAAGACCTATTTCTATGAAAGATTAATTGTTTGAGACCTTCTTGAGACCTTCCAACTTCGCGAGCGCCGCACCAGAGTCAATGGCTTCCGCTGCCAGTTCAATCCCTGCCTCAAGGCTATCCACCTTCCCACTCGCCACAATCGCTGCACCGGCGTTTAGCACGACAATATCGCGTTTGGGTCCTTTTTCGCCCTTTAGCATATTAACTATAATTTCAGCGTTCTCCTCGGGTGCGCCGCCCAAGAGTGCCTCAGGTTCGGCTATCGGAATTCCGAGCGTTGTCGGATCAAGGGTATAGGTTTTGACAGTCCCGTTTCGGAGTTCCGAGACACGCGAGGTCGTTGTCGTCGTTATGTCGTCCAAACCGTCATCGCCACGGACGATAAAGGCGTGCTGACATCCGAGATTGTTTAGGGCATTCGCATGTGCTTCAGTGAGTTCTGGTGCATAGACCCCAATCACCTGTGCCTGTGGTCTCGCTGGATTGGTCAGGGGTGCTATGGCATTGAAAATCGTACGAATCCCGATCTCCCGTCGCGGTCCGATGGCGTATTTCATCGCACCGTGGAGTATAGGTGCGAATAAGAAACCGACACCGACCTCGTCGATACACCGCCCGACGTGTTCGGGACCGATTTCAATGTTCACGCCGAGTGCCATTAGCACATTCGCACTCCCACTCTGCCGCGTTACGCCACGGTTGCCGTGCTTCGCAACCGGAACACCCGCACCCGCAGTAACGATAGCGGAGGTTGTTGAGATGTTGAAATGGTTCAAACCCGTACCACCTGTACTACATGTATCAACAAGCCGTGGCACTTTCGGCGTGGCTTGTAAATCAGGCGTATGACGTGTGGGAACGGGTGTGGCTTTGGCGCGCATGGCGCGCGTCGCACCTGTAAGTTCCTCTATCGTCTCGCCTTTGAGCCGAAGCGCAGTCAGAAAACAGGCGATCTGTGCATCTGTCGTCTCACCTTCCATAATCTCGTTCATCGTCTCGACCATCTCTGCTTCGGTTAAGGCATCGCCTGCCATAACCTTCTGAATTGCTTCACGAATCACGCAATGTTCCTCCTCAAAATATTCTGCTCACAATTATAGCAGATGTTGGTATATCTTGCAAGAGCACCTTCTAAATCGGGTGTATAAATATTTTGGCAGCGGATTGTCAGCATCAGGATTTATGTATTTACAAGATGATATTATTGTGAAATATAATATTAACTTAATGGTATATTTTTTAGGCGGTACACCCTAAAAATGTTACACTAAATGTTACACCCGTGTACCATTGGGTGTGTTGCCTATAACGTTAGAGAACCCAGTCACCGTAAGGGTTTGTTGACGTTTAATTTCCGATTTTCTTTTGTTTGAAAAAAACGCAATTTTGCCAAAAGTGTAACATTTTTGAATTAGCAGTCAGCAGTCAGCGGTTGATATTCAGTAAGCAACTTCTGTAGTCAGTTGAAAACGTTTGTGTCGGTTTCCTCGCCAGCGTTTTATAGATTGATACAATATTCACCATTCGCCTCTTTGAAAAGTCTTATGATATATTATACTACATTTGCTAACGGGTGTCAAGTTAAAATGTATTAGCGATTTATATTTTTGAGGATTTAGTGTCAAAAACTTGCCTTTTTTCTTGATCAGGTATAATATATCTCTGCGTGGAAGTGCGTTATCTTAAACAAATCAAAAAAAATAAAAAGATGATCCGAAAGTATAAACCCAATGATCTGCAAACACTTCGACAGATTACGGCTATCTGTTTTGAAAAAGTGTCTATAGATAAAAATATTGAAGACCGATTCGGACGTATCGGTGATATGGACTGGAAAGAACGTAAAATGTCCCATATCAATGACGACGCGGCAGCAAACCCAGATGGTGTTTTTGTGGCAGAGGTCGATGCCGAGATTGCGGGTTATATCACAACCCGCATTAACCACGAAACCCGGATTGGTGGTATCCCAAATCTTGCTGTGCTACCGAAGTTTCAACGCCGTGGTATCGGTCGGCAGCTGATTGAAAAAGCGTTAGGATATTTGCAGGCGGAAGGGATGCTTTACGCTCGTATTGAAACGTTGGACCAGAATCCTATAGGCACCCATTTTTATCCCAATATGGGTTTCACAGAAGTTGCAAGGCAGCTTCACTATATTCAACCGCTGTCGAAGCCGAAAGCGTGATAAATTATAGTTTAAAATAGGAACCGGTACATCGGTTGGTTCGTCGTTATTCCAATAATACTCCATATACTACCGATGATGAATTCACCCAAGATGAGACCGAGGAAGAACGGAATGAGTTTTCGATGTGCGCTCACCCCACCGTGCCGAAGGATAATCCATTTAATCACCGAACTCACCAGTATCGAAAACCAGAACACGTTCATAGACCAACTGCTGGAAATAGCGAATCCTGCCGGATGAAAGGGCCACCAAAAAAGCCGCATCCGCATTATCATCAGGAAACCGGTGATGAGGAAACCGATACACATGGCGACAATTGCGGGTACATCTGGATTTCTCGGTGATGTCAACCAACTCTGGAGTCGGTTGAAGGGTCTCCCGGCAAACCAATCGCGCGCTCCTTCAATGTAAGAGATATGATAGAACGCCCAGAACGAAGCGAACGTCCCGATAACAATCGCAATACACATCGCAAATAGCAACCGTCGATTAGAAATTCCAGTCCGTTCGGCTAATTTAAACCCTTCCAAGATATGTGGCATTGGGTGTCCGCGATAGGCACGGTTGAAGAAGAACAGATACGCCATTATCGTCAAGTTGTGTGGACCGAGAAGCCGTGTGCCAAAAATGCGGGGCATCATCTCATCGGGTCCGATGAAGTGTAAATCGTGGACAGGCGAACCGAGTTCTGCACGCATACGGGTCACTGCTGTGGAGATTGCGTAATAGATGCCGAAAAATACCAGCACCACCCAGATAGACATCCCGCCGGTTTTGCAGAAACCTACGATGAAGGCAAGACTGGCAATAAGTCCCAACACTGTTACACGATAAGACATCGGTTCGTCTGAGTCGTCAACACTCCGATCATTCCGAAATAACTTCCGCCCGACCTGTGCGAGGTGTTTTCGTGTCGCTATAATTGCGATAACAAACAGACCGAGATATGCCCCGAAGGACTGCTCATCGGTGAACGGAAAGTTCGGCATACCACGCACCCCCAAAGCATCTCCAAAAACACGTTCTACCTTCCAGAAGAGATAGAAAAACCAACAAGAAAACGACAGGTCGAGCGGAATAAAGAAAGCCATCCCTACAGCGAAGGGAAAAACGGCTATCGGTGTCCAACCGATTGCGCTCCACGGTTTCTGTGT is a window from the Candidatus Poribacteria bacterium genome containing:
- a CDS encoding GNAT family N-acetyltransferase, coding for MIRKYKPNDLQTLRQITAICFEKVSIDKNIEDRFGRIGDMDWKERKMSHINDDAAANPDGVFVAEVDAEIAGYITTRINHETRIGGIPNLAVLPKFQRRGIGRQLIEKALGYLQAEGMLYARIETLDQNPIGTHFYPNMGFTEVARQLHYIQPLSKPKA
- the trpC gene encoding indole-3-glycerol phosphate synthase TrpC; its protein translation is MILDTIIAHKQKELAAEQIEVPLASLEREVINLPPTRDFSGAIAGSDNVRLIAEVKKKSPSKGIIREDFHPVSIAETYVENGAAAISVLTDKHFFAGELDYLRAIRGVVDVPLLRKDFTIDPYHIYQARVAGADAILLIVAALTPAQLRTFMDIADSLSLASLVEVHTQAELAIALDVDAQIIGINNRDLRTFHTDIATTFRLREAIPADKIVVSESGIYTREDVEKLQEAGVHAMLVGESLMRSSDIGEQVRRLLNY
- a CDS encoding biotin--[acetyl-CoA-carboxylase] ligase, translating into MDINLTKGTLQTAFIGCKIEHHAQVASTNDIAIGRGKAGAAEGSVIIAEHQTAGRGRYGRRWDAPSGKCLLVSVVFRHRLLRDQVALPNLVGAIAIARAIRGTHELDARIKAPNDVRIGKKKVAGVLTELAYDDQRQPFFVMGFGVNVNSVLADFPSELRETATSVRIAAADARNKDVEICRTSLLCTILCQLEKTYLQLKAGETDLITQQFEALQETVPDESDY
- a CDS encoding DUF523 domain-containing protein, with the translated sequence MKVIISACLLGVRCRYDGGHSHSETAIQHKKTHQLIPVCPEESGGLPTPRPPAEIVGGDGNDVLDGKAKVMTADGVDVTEAYLRGARHALAVAQTHGATQVILKARSPSCGCGNIYDGTFSGTLTSGDGVTTALLKRHGITITSM
- the trpD gene encoding anthranilate phosphoribosyltransferase, with the translated sequence MIREAIQKVMAGDALTEAEMVETMNEIMEGETTDAQIACFLTALRLKGETIEELTGATRAMRAKATPVPTRHTPDLQATPKVPRLVDTCSTGGTGLNHFNISTTSAIVTAGAGVPVAKHGNRGVTRQSGSANVLMALGVNIEIGPEHVGRCIDEVGVGFLFAPILHGAMKYAIGPRREIGIRTIFNAIAPLTNPARPQAQVIGVYAPELTEAHANALNNLGCQHAFIVRGDDGLDDITTTTTSRVSELRNGTVKTYTLDPTTLGIPIAEPEALLGGAPEENAEIIVNMLKGEKGPKRDIVVLNAGAAIVASGKVDSLEAGIELAAEAIDSGAALAKLEGLKKVSNN
- a CDS encoding tetratricopeptide repeat protein, which produces MEKIVKKTTILIVLITCLWGNTLATQALAAEKWEANMKKDFAKVLREKRRPAEKHRDLISKWQKEGRLSPLLTLYETEKETRKPASATIDAAFYYGLGYTNALHATETGETLDPAITYLKHALEIAPDLFWAHFNLGGIYQQQKENESALAEFEICVRLNPNHYPAHYRMGEIHLEQQNYAAALHAFDTARTLNRKWEYPQYGIGLVRFAQGDIDRARETFENLRQRKKKFAPAYFKLGQVLATEGFFDDALAEYAKGAQHAPYSAEAVYELAAIFDEKGNTEGAIKLYQRTLEIAPMHGEAHLSLGDKLYAAGDTATALQHYQEALSLMPHIKDGFFEPLEPYFAGLMTANEAMPILEKAMLVLPDDPRSYFYAGSLETDAGNTEKAIEHYKKTIQIIEADASYLEMELPLGNFNDVYFKLGELYHQQGNTEEAVVYFKRALIVDPGLANRFISQGQNAFDVGNYGDAIEPLNTHLLLFPEDIEAVYLLGQSYEANGNTDAALTFYDRTLALDSQRPDVLFKMVHIYRERDAHQQAVDALQQIIEIAPDTTEAHYLLAVSYLTLAQPDAALSAFLATVRLNPHDVAAHYHAAILLEQHGEIDKAIEHYEKTIALDTTLIENAIGRHLQSPLPNIAATEVEPFFRLGSIYRARNDEDNIIRVYRPALEIEPAHPELHHLLAVIFEKRDDQGMQDGLGSYALKAIHHYGLANQYNPENFDWHYSYARLLDQHAETLGDGYHKHAEMAVKEYTATIALNPNYADAYFYRGMLTLRYKQIGDTLYRYSQILEDFKQVAELQPRNREANYQLGVLYLEIDRHALAKNVFENMRAYAPDYRGIHLYLGRIAEWEQAWKEAIQYYEAEAKRIEQPVKEDDEIAVKTYQRLGDLYYAHALDYNRAKEALEQALALDETHVPTLLNYANNLFSMDLLGAATEQFERVIQLEPRNLTANYNLALMYEYREKYGMAREQWQRFLDLNPPEQWKIEAEKHLNQ